From Hymenobacter sedentarius, a single genomic window includes:
- a CDS encoding N-acetylneuraminate synthase family protein, translating to MNAVAIGKNRFIGAGHPAYIIAEIGINHNGSLDLAKQLIAEAVRAGCDAVKFQKRTPELCVPKDQWEKERDTPWGRMTYIDYKRRTEFGQAEYTAIDDYCRALGIDWFASCWDEPSVDFMEQFQPVLYKMASASLTDRPLLNRVRATGRPLMLSTGMSTLNEITQAVSWVGLDNLMVAHSTSSYPCPPQELNLRMIPALQALFPTTPIGYSGHETGLATTVAAVALGASFVERHFTLDRAMWGSDHAASVEPGGMAKLVRDIRDAEVAFGDGIKCVYESELEPRRRLRREQSPVGA from the coding sequence ATGAATGCAGTCGCCATCGGTAAAAACCGGTTCATTGGGGCCGGTCATCCCGCCTACATCATCGCCGAAATCGGCATCAACCACAACGGGTCCTTGGACCTAGCCAAGCAGCTCATCGCCGAAGCGGTGCGCGCCGGGTGCGATGCGGTGAAGTTTCAGAAGCGCACGCCCGAGTTGTGCGTGCCCAAGGACCAGTGGGAGAAGGAGCGCGACACGCCGTGGGGCCGCATGACGTACATCGACTACAAGCGCCGCACCGAGTTTGGGCAGGCCGAATACACCGCCATCGACGACTACTGCCGCGCCCTGGGCATCGACTGGTTTGCCTCGTGCTGGGACGAGCCCTCGGTTGACTTTATGGAGCAGTTTCAGCCCGTGCTCTACAAAATGGCCTCCGCTTCCCTCACCGACCGGCCCCTGCTCAACCGCGTGCGCGCCACCGGCCGGCCCCTGATGTTGAGCACCGGCATGTCGACCCTCAACGAAATCACGCAGGCCGTGAGTTGGGTTGGGCTTGATAACCTAATGGTGGCGCACTCCACGTCGTCGTACCCCTGCCCGCCCCAGGAGCTCAACTTGCGCATGATTCCGGCCCTGCAAGCGCTGTTCCCCACCACGCCCATCGGCTACTCCGGCCACGAAACCGGGCTTGCTACCACCGTGGCGGCCGTGGCCCTGGGCGCCAGCTTCGTAGAGCGCCACTTCACCCTCGACCGCGCCATGTGGGGCTCCGACCACGCCGCCTCGGTGGAGCCGGGCGGCATGGCCAAGCTCGTGCGCGACATCCGCGACGCAGAAGTGGCCTTCGGCGACGGCATCAAGTGCGTGTACGAAAGCGAGCTGGAGCCCCGCCGCCGCCTGCGCCGGGAGCAAAGCCCGGTGGGTGCTTAG
- a CDS encoding sterol desaturase family protein, which yields MKQVEIITTAMLLGWVAVVILLERRFPYRKGLPFFREGFWTDLVLYTFVQSYLLKIIIFDYIIQPLDQHFALSRLHLVTAWPVWVQVLFFLVTHDFYIYWFHRWQHHSPVLWRTHEAHHSGKQVDWLAGSRSHAVEILINQTIEFAPIVLLGADPVVVPIKALIDAVWGIYIHANIDVKSGRLQYFFNGPEMHLWHHADHQEVFHANFSTKFAVWDWLFGTAYFPGHKPRKWGLYYAFPKDYFLQHVFSVKRFDERQLGRRFPLLRRYNLLRPILWRRLRGLAKRRSAAQAPSVLADSSAA from the coding sequence ATGAAACAGGTCGAAATCATCACCACGGCCATGCTGCTGGGCTGGGTGGCCGTGGTCATCTTGCTGGAACGGCGCTTTCCGTACCGCAAGGGGCTGCCCTTTTTCCGGGAAGGCTTCTGGACCGACCTCGTGCTCTACACCTTCGTGCAGAGCTACCTGCTGAAGATTATCATTTTTGATTACATCATTCAGCCGCTCGACCAGCACTTTGCCCTGTCCCGGCTGCACCTCGTCACGGCCTGGCCGGTGTGGGTGCAGGTGCTGTTTTTCCTGGTCACCCACGACTTCTACATCTACTGGTTTCACCGCTGGCAGCACCACAGCCCCGTGCTGTGGCGCACCCACGAGGCGCACCACTCGGGCAAGCAGGTAGACTGGCTGGCGGGCTCGCGCTCCCACGCCGTCGAGATTCTCATCAACCAGACCATCGAGTTTGCCCCCATCGTGCTGCTCGGGGCCGACCCCGTGGTGGTGCCCATCAAGGCGCTGATTGATGCCGTGTGGGGCATCTACATTCACGCCAATATCGATGTGAAATCGGGCCGCCTGCAGTATTTCTTCAACGGGCCCGAAATGCACCTCTGGCACCACGCCGACCACCAGGAGGTGTTTCACGCGAACTTCTCCACCAAGTTCGCCGTTTGGGATTGGCTCTTCGGGACCGCCTATTTTCCCGGCCACAAACCCCGGAAATGGGGCCTGTATTATGCATTTCCCAAAGACTATTTTCTTCAACACGTCTTCTCCGTGAAGCGCTTCGACGAGCGCCAGCTGGGGCGACGCTTTCCCCTGCTGCGGCGCTACAACCTGCTGCGCCCGATATTGTGGCGGCGCCTGCGGGGCCTGGCAAAACGGCGCTCCGCAGCCCAAGCCCCCTCGGTATTGGCCGATAGCAGCGCGGCCTGA
- a CDS encoding DMT family transporter, whose protein sequence is MASLLEVCWTYSLKALNVQKIREVDWMHSLSQPAHLTPVIPLVAYVAFGLGNVMFLSMAMRHIPTATAYAAWMALAVVGLKLIDVFVLKQSFSLLHLFYTSLIIIGVIGLRRLG, encoded by the coding sequence GTGGCTTCCCTTTTAGAGGTCTGCTGGACCTACAGCCTGAAAGCCCTGAATGTGCAGAAAATCCGGGAGGTGGACTGGATGCATTCGCTGTCCCAGCCCGCCCACCTCACGCCCGTGATACCACTGGTGGCCTACGTGGCCTTTGGGCTCGGCAACGTCATGTTCCTGTCGATGGCCATGCGCCATATCCCCACCGCCACGGCCTATGCCGCCTGGATGGCCCTGGCCGTAGTTGGGCTGAAGCTTATCGACGTGTTCGTGCTTAAGCAGTCGTTTTCGCTGCTCCACCTCTTCTACACCAGCCTGATAATCATTGGTGTAATCGGGCTGCGGCGCCTTGGGTAG
- a CDS encoding T9SS type A sorting domain-containing protein translates to MTTSPAPTSFTLAAGTYCAGSTPATAAVTLSGSETGVNYQLQRLNTDGTTYSNVGTAVAGTGAALNFGAQSNGTYRVVATNTTTTCSSTFGSATVAATSLPQSFTLGGGVCNTTTGVSGAVTLSGSETGVSYQLQRLNTDGTTYSNVGTAVAGTGAALNFGAQTPGTYRILATGTNPITCSSTFGSLVVTTCVAPCTPPLAYSLSGGTCTNGVRSALVLSGSQTGVSYQLQILNTTTNAYDNVGTAVAGTGSPLSFTATTAGTYRVLATSQGTGTNCTIYCNVVIVPICPPVCTPCITPCIPPLAYSLSGGTCTNGVRSALVLSGSQTGVSYQLQILNTTTNAYDNVGTAVAGTGSPLSFTATTAGTYRVLATSQGTGTNCTIYCNVVIVGECSAANGCTLGYYKNHTGSDSWGCGYTPTTLYTTVFGSTNGLLDPNLTLLGALQLGGGKQFNLARQSVAALLNICSPLVNYSIYEGNIAGFIAAVHNAFSSADAAGAYASILDGYNNTGECPLSGTNTTAGGNHNSDLTSASGIISGTTHGDKLMEIYPNPFTDKASVEFTLVKAQHYTVQLFDMNGRLVSRIATGIADGGKLIRLQIAGHDLPAGIYTLRLTTDSFTQMRRLVMNK, encoded by the coding sequence TTGACTACAAGCCCCGCGCCGACGAGCTTTACGCTCGCGGCTGGCACGTACTGTGCCGGGTCCACGCCGGCTACGGCGGCGGTGACGCTGAGCGGCTCGGAGACGGGCGTCAATTACCAGCTGCAGCGCCTCAACACTGACGGTACCACCTACTCCAACGTGGGCACGGCCGTAGCTGGTACCGGCGCTGCGCTCAATTTTGGCGCGCAATCAAACGGTACATACCGGGTGGTGGCTACTAACACAACCACGACGTGCTCTTCTACCTTTGGCTCGGCCACTGTAGCCGCAACTAGCCTGCCGCAGAGCTTTACACTCGGAGGTGGCGTTTGTAACACGACCACTGGCGTTTCCGGCGCCGTGACGCTGAGTGGCTCGGAGACAGGCGTCAGCTACCAGCTGCAGCGCCTCAACACTGACGGTACCACCTACTCCAATGTGGGCACGGCCGTAGCTGGTACCGGCGCTGCGCTCAATTTTGGCGCGCAGACACCCGGTACCTACCGCATACTGGCCACCGGCACGAACCCAATCACGTGCTCTTCAACTTTTGGCTCGCTGGTGGTGACCACATGTGTTGCACCATGTACCCCGCCGCTGGCGTACTCGCTCTCGGGCGGCACGTGCACCAACGGCGTACGGTCGGCCCTGGTGCTGAGCGGCTCGCAGACGGGCGTGAGCTACCAGCTGCAGATTCTTAACACGACCACCAACGCCTACGACAACGTGGGCACGGCCGTGGCCGGCACGGGCTCGCCGCTGAGCTTCACCGCCACCACGGCCGGGACCTACCGCGTGCTGGCTACTAGCCAGGGAACGGGCACCAACTGCACGATTTACTGCAACGTCGTGATTGTGCCCATCTGCCCCCCCGTCTGCACCCCGTGCATTACGCCCTGCATCCCGCCGCTGGCGTACTCGCTCTCGGGCGGCACGTGCACCAACGGCGTACGGTCGGCCCTGGTGCTGAGCGGCTCGCAGACGGGCGTGAGCTACCAGCTGCAGATTCTTAACACGACCACCAACGCCTACGACAACGTGGGCACGGCCGTGGCCGGCACGGGCTCGCCGCTGAGCTTCACCGCCACCACGGCCGGGACCTACCGCGTGCTGGCTACTAGCCAGGGAACGGGCACCAACTGCACGATTTACTGCAACGTCGTGATTGTGGGCGAGTGCTCCGCAGCGAATGGCTGCACCTTGGGCTACTATAAGAACCATACCGGCAGCGACAGTTGGGGTTGTGGATATACACCAACTACCCTCTACACCACTGTGTTTGGGTCTACCAATGGTCTGCTGGACCCCAACCTTACCTTGCTGGGGGCGCTTCAGCTCGGTGGCGGCAAGCAGTTCAATCTGGCTCGTCAATCAGTAGCAGCGCTTCTCAATATTTGCAGCCCACTGGTAAACTACTCCATCTACGAAGGAAATATTGCAGGCTTTATTGCAGCAGTTCATAATGCCTTCTCAAGCGCTGATGCTGCTGGTGCGTATGCGTCTATACTCGACGGGTATAACAATACCGGCGAATGCCCATTGAGTGGAACGAATACTACAGCCGGGGGGAATCACAATAGTGACTTGACCTCAGCCTCCGGTATTATCTCCGGTACCACTCACGGGGATAAGCTGATGGAGATTTACCCGAACCCCTTCACGGATAAAGCTTCGGTCGAGTTTACCCTTGTCAAGGCGCAGCACTACACGGTGCAACTGTTCGACATGAATGGCCGACTGGTGAGCCGGATTGCGACTGGCATCGCTGATGGCGGCAAGCTCATCCGCCTCCAGATTGCCGGCCACGACTTGCCGGCTGGTATCTACACGCTGCGGCTGACAACCGATTCGTTTACGCAAATGCGTCGTCTGGTTATGAATAAGTAA
- a CDS encoding universal stress protein, with translation MKNLLVPTDFSTESHNAYEVALQLAKQTGGRVTLLHVLETPEMATANFSTYGGPVNGVDLPNYNAIADEEFIIRLMQMTKLRMHAYKDEAARLAPGVPVQDTVEIARIGDGILAAIEKHGIDLVVMGAQGHGAMEHFFVGSNTERMIRLASCPVLTVKHQQPEFNVRTMVFPSDFSPEASRAVAGLQRVRVAFPNATLHLLHVATHDHDAVDQHQLQAFATRHHLTHYKTAVVKAERLSSGIEAYAQQVQADLVLLPTHAHSGLSTLLRTSIAEAVATHAFPPVLTYHFQ, from the coding sequence ATGAAAAACCTCCTGGTCCCCACCGATTTTTCGACGGAGTCGCACAATGCCTACGAGGTGGCCTTGCAGCTGGCCAAGCAAACCGGCGGCCGCGTGACCCTGCTGCACGTGCTGGAAACGCCCGAAATGGCAACGGCCAACTTCAGCACCTACGGCGGGCCCGTGAACGGCGTGGACCTGCCCAACTACAATGCCATCGCCGATGAGGAGTTCATCATCCGGCTCATGCAGATGACCAAGCTCCGCATGCACGCCTACAAGGACGAGGCCGCCCGCCTGGCCCCCGGCGTGCCGGTGCAGGACACGGTGGAAATAGCGCGCATCGGCGACGGCATCCTGGCCGCCATCGAAAAGCACGGCATCGACCTGGTGGTGATGGGCGCCCAGGGCCACGGGGCCATGGAGCACTTCTTTGTGGGCTCCAACACCGAGCGCATGATTCGGCTGGCGTCGTGCCCAGTGCTCACGGTCAAGCACCAGCAGCCGGAGTTCAACGTGCGCACCATGGTGTTCCCGTCCGACTTTTCTCCCGAAGCCAGCCGGGCCGTCGCCGGCCTGCAGCGCGTGCGGGTCGCCTTCCCCAATGCCACGCTGCACCTGCTGCACGTGGCCACCCACGACCACGATGCCGTGGACCAGCACCAGCTGCAGGCCTTTGCTACCCGGCACCACCTCACGCATTACAAAACGGCCGTCGTGAAAGCCGAGCGCCTGAGCAGCGGCATCGAGGCGTATGCGCAGCAGGTGCAGGCCGATTTGGTGCTCCTGCCCACCCACGCCCACTCCGGCCTGAGCACCCTGCTGCGCACCAGCATTGCCGAGGCCGTGGCCACCCACGCCTTTCCGCCGGTGCTCACCTACCATTTTCAGTAG
- a CDS encoding TolC family protein — protein sequence MKQHSCWAAVFGVGLLLGVGRPARGQERLSYEACLERAFQQNLQLKRALLDLEVATAQLKLQKADRLPTLNGVVRNNNSVGRSVDPLTNGFINRQFNSVGGTVNSSVYLFEGLKTVNAIKAAKQQVEQNSSQVQAVKNDIMVEVALVYIRINYLLELIKSRQQQVEASAQLVSLTRLKLSAGRVAASALFKMMAQQATEQVGLVSSQNELTLAYLDLRQILNAKPTENLQIAPLANSGGLADFDMHASFRENLELAVEAQPALAAKRHNAYRLYNQIDVARAGKLPSVQLTGALGSNYSNTNQQFDFGSQLNNNMYYGTGIVLSLPLFNSFRNNMVIRESRLRYEQGLLDADIERNRLSRVIQQAITDAEAARQSWEAAVKAEEYARKSFEADNLKYQYGTISVFELNQTKAVFLNAQTDLFKAKYELILRSKLVGFYQGLPLML from the coding sequence ATGAAACAACATAGTTGTTGGGCTGCGGTGTTCGGGGTGGGGCTGCTGCTGGGAGTGGGGAGGCCCGCCCGGGGGCAGGAGCGGCTTTCGTACGAAGCCTGCTTGGAGCGCGCGTTTCAGCAGAACCTGCAGCTCAAGCGCGCGCTGCTCGACCTGGAAGTGGCCACGGCCCAGCTCAAGCTGCAAAAAGCCGACCGGCTGCCCACGCTCAACGGCGTGGTGCGCAACAACAACTCGGTGGGCCGCAGCGTGGACCCGCTCACGAACGGCTTCATCAACCGCCAGTTCAACTCAGTAGGCGGAACGGTAAACTCCTCGGTTTATCTGTTCGAAGGGCTCAAAACCGTCAACGCTATCAAGGCGGCCAAGCAGCAGGTGGAGCAGAATTCCAGCCAGGTGCAGGCCGTGAAAAACGACATCATGGTGGAAGTGGCGCTGGTGTACATCCGCATCAACTACCTGCTCGAGCTCATCAAGAGCCGGCAGCAGCAAGTGGAGGCCAGTGCCCAGCTCGTGAGCCTGACCCGGCTCAAGCTCAGCGCGGGCCGGGTGGCGGCGAGTGCGCTGTTTAAAATGATGGCCCAGCAGGCCACCGAGCAGGTTGGGCTGGTGAGCAGCCAAAACGAGCTGACCCTGGCCTACCTCGACCTGCGGCAAATCCTAAACGCGAAGCCCACCGAGAACCTGCAGATTGCCCCGCTGGCAAACAGCGGGGGGCTGGCGGATTTTGACATGCACGCCTCGTTTCGGGAAAACCTGGAGCTGGCCGTGGAAGCGCAGCCGGCGCTGGCAGCCAAACGGCACAATGCCTACCGGCTCTACAACCAGATAGACGTGGCCCGCGCGGGCAAGCTCCCCTCGGTGCAGCTTACGGGCGCCCTGGGCTCCAACTACAGCAACACCAACCAGCAGTTTGACTTTGGGAGCCAGCTCAACAACAACATGTACTACGGCACCGGCATCGTGCTGTCCTTGCCCTTGTTCAATAGCTTTCGCAACAACATGGTAATCCGGGAAAGCCGGCTGCGCTACGAGCAGGGGCTGCTGGACGCCGATATCGAGCGCAACCGGCTTTCCCGCGTAATTCAGCAAGCCATTACAGATGCCGAAGCCGCCCGCCAAAGCTGGGAAGCCGCGGTAAAAGCCGAAGAGTATGCGCGCAAAAGCTTCGAAGCCGATAACCTCAAGTACCAGTACGGCACCATCTCCGTGTTTGAGCTCAACCAAACGAAGGCGGTGTTCCTGAATGCCCAAACCGACTTGTTTAAAGCCAAGTACGAGCTGATTTTGCGCTCGAAGCTGGTTGGATTCTACCAGGGCCTGCCGCTGATGCTTTAG
- a CDS encoding HlyD family efflux transporter periplasmic adaptor subunit has translation MEPLSYRHSTAIWLIQVFCGLLVGFLVLGIGLLCFLHINETVDFREGEIYSRNPQTVIRTPTDVRVLKVLAREGDAVRQGDTLFVLENKRVQYDYATTRQEVGLTQNKIAVAERMLAYTRERRAAMERQRTLYEQMYAADRQQNQRELRTLAAARRYAEEQSAISREQYRTDSILHARQALSRLEAAESKSRSLLKRKEAIETRAAYEEKRARQTTLLQTLHQQIASLDIDLNTLKQDEQAKQRELLDLRSQLGSTRNSAVVLGDAANQLIVRAPVAGTVLNLYNDRQATELLERNQPLAVIAPKQGQFYAKVILPERELAYVRLGQPANLKINAYYHYKFGPIKGRVSFISSANVNDQFFTIVQITGKPRFPLKAGYKLKGEIITGKYTLLRYAMKKLFDKIDATNETT, from the coding sequence ATGGAACCCTTATCGTACCGGCATAGCACGGCCATCTGGCTCATTCAGGTGTTTTGCGGCCTGTTGGTGGGCTTTTTGGTCCTCGGCATTGGGCTGCTGTGCTTCCTGCACATTAACGAGACCGTCGATTTTCGGGAAGGCGAAATCTACTCCCGCAACCCGCAAACGGTTATCCGCACGCCCACCGATGTGCGCGTGCTGAAGGTGCTGGCCCGCGAGGGCGACGCCGTGCGGCAGGGCGACACCCTGTTTGTGCTGGAAAACAAGCGCGTGCAGTACGACTACGCCACCACCCGGCAGGAAGTGGGGCTCACCCAAAACAAAATTGCGGTGGCCGAGCGCATGCTGGCCTACACCCGCGAGCGCCGGGCTGCCATGGAGCGGCAGCGCACACTCTACGAGCAGATGTACGCCGCCGACCGCCAGCAAAACCAGCGCGAGCTGCGCACCCTGGCCGCCGCCCGCCGCTACGCCGAGGAGCAAAGTGCCATCAGCCGAGAGCAGTACCGCACCGATTCCATTCTGCATGCCCGGCAGGCGCTGTCCCGCCTGGAGGCGGCCGAATCGAAGAGCCGCAGCCTGCTCAAGCGCAAGGAGGCCATCGAAACCCGCGCCGCCTACGAGGAAAAGCGCGCCCGGCAAACCACGCTGCTCCAGACCCTGCACCAGCAGATTGCCAGCCTGGACATCGACCTGAACACGCTGAAGCAGGACGAACAGGCCAAGCAGCGCGAGCTGCTGGACTTGCGCTCCCAGCTGGGCAGCACGCGCAACTCGGCCGTGGTGCTCGGCGATGCCGCCAACCAGCTCATTGTGCGGGCCCCCGTGGCCGGCACCGTCCTCAACCTCTACAACGACCGCCAGGCCACCGAGCTGCTGGAGCGCAACCAGCCCCTGGCCGTCATTGCCCCCAAACAGGGCCAGTTCTACGCCAAGGTGATTCTGCCCGAGCGCGAGCTGGCCTACGTGCGCCTGGGCCAGCCGGCCAATCTGAAGATAAACGCCTACTACCACTACAAGTTCGGGCCCATCAAGGGCCGCGTGTCCTTTATCTCGTCGGCGAATGTCAACGACCAGTTTTTCACCATCGTGCAGATCACGGGCAAGCCCCGCTTCCCGCTCAAAGCCGGATACAAGCTTAAGGGCGAAATAATTACGGGCAAGTACACCTTGCTGCGGTACGCCATGAAAAAGCTGTTCGATAAAATCGATGCGACCAATGAAACAACATAG
- a CDS encoding ABC transporter transmembrane domain-containing protein has product MVDCQLKNNDCGVSAVKTIFNIFDQDVSRKYIQQHIFLDEQGSSLTDLQAFLEQHEFTTRLRVLDFHYLQATPVAWEYLMPFIMPIVHPNGLHYVVVDKVKGDKLRVLDPAKANEYYATPSELKNMAYFSKSYWDLVQMEQKLMLLCNQELAQYDVKLEQALTTNDAGTLFNKLTYFSYIKTNFGLKDREAEQKFLHDLLFNQEIGALPKHFRALKNDESRMMMRAPLVLTVAPPPARPQAEAGAPQAAHPEASVPEPSPYLTLLQELGTNRRIWYIYIFAALFSAMTTQLAVFVNQVLIDYVLPSYQLNTLVVFAIGLGVFKLFDLATSLNVSFVGIHMGNILDKYFLTRFDEKLNQYSLPFIQSFKRGDLTERLSDAFKLKGFFLRFFTRILVDVFVSLYSLAILFYIDARLTLVICGVMVAFYGWFRLVTPTLKRNERLRFLRKSEFFTKMIEKLDGIQVLKSFRIEEAYSRKLLQVVTQLLNVQLKNRYVDLLNGAVVSVISMLASLLIIVALTKKAIVGNAISLGQIVTFIALSERVFSSLRGILSENLVLQENEVVLRRYLDFEEAAPAAGPRGGIEDFAIESLALHELGFGYNPQQLVLRNLSLDAERGDKIRIEGQNGSGKTTLSKVLTGLYEPAAGRMLINDTDRRFFDPEKLKEKLVLVTNEDILFNDTIEFNIAFGRKVSPARIMQMAKKIGLYEFIASKEDGLAFLINENGRNLSTGQRKKILLMRGLFSTADVLILDEVLSGIDAASRIQIEGLLNEFTNKILIVISHEAIDYLCFTKHYSLEHGTLIVPA; this is encoded by the coding sequence ATGGTAGACTGCCAGCTCAAAAACAACGACTGCGGGGTAAGCGCGGTGAAGACCATCTTCAATATTTTCGACCAAGACGTGAGCCGAAAATATATCCAGCAGCACATCTTTCTGGATGAGCAAGGCTCCAGCCTCACCGACTTGCAGGCCTTCCTGGAGCAGCACGAGTTCACGACCCGCCTGCGCGTCCTCGACTTTCATTACCTGCAAGCCACGCCCGTGGCCTGGGAATACCTCATGCCCTTTATCATGCCCATTGTGCACCCCAACGGGCTGCACTACGTGGTGGTAGACAAGGTGAAGGGCGACAAGCTGCGGGTGCTGGACCCCGCCAAAGCCAACGAGTACTACGCCACGCCATCCGAGCTGAAGAACATGGCGTACTTCAGCAAGAGCTACTGGGACCTGGTGCAAATGGAGCAAAAGCTTATGCTGCTCTGCAACCAGGAGCTGGCGCAGTACGACGTGAAGCTGGAACAGGCCCTGACCACCAACGACGCCGGGACGCTGTTTAACAAGCTCACGTACTTCTCCTATATCAAAACCAACTTTGGGCTGAAGGACCGCGAGGCCGAGCAGAAGTTCCTGCACGACCTGCTCTTCAACCAGGAGATTGGGGCCCTGCCCAAGCATTTCCGGGCGCTGAAAAACGACGAGTCCCGCATGATGATGCGGGCCCCGCTGGTGCTCACCGTGGCCCCACCCCCGGCCCGGCCGCAGGCCGAGGCCGGCGCCCCCCAAGCCGCCCACCCCGAGGCCTCTGTGCCCGAACCGAGCCCTTACCTGACCCTGCTGCAGGAGCTGGGCACGAACCGCCGCATCTGGTACATCTACATTTTCGCAGCCCTGTTTTCGGCCATGACCACCCAGCTGGCCGTGTTCGTCAACCAGGTGCTGATTGACTACGTGCTGCCTTCTTATCAGCTCAATACGCTGGTGGTGTTTGCCATTGGGCTGGGGGTATTCAAGCTGTTTGACCTGGCCACCAGCCTCAACGTGTCGTTTGTGGGCATCCACATGGGCAACATCCTGGACAAGTACTTTCTGACCCGGTTCGACGAAAAGCTCAACCAATATTCCCTGCCGTTTATCCAGTCGTTCAAGCGCGGCGACCTGACCGAACGCCTCAGCGACGCCTTCAAGCTCAAGGGCTTCTTCCTGCGCTTTTTCACCCGGATTCTGGTCGACGTGTTTGTGTCGCTGTACTCGCTGGCCATCCTCTTCTACATCGATGCCCGGCTCACGCTGGTTATCTGCGGGGTGATGGTGGCGTTCTACGGCTGGTTTCGGCTGGTTACGCCCACGCTCAAGCGCAACGAGCGGCTGCGCTTTCTGCGCAAGTCCGAGTTCTTCACCAAGATGATTGAGAAGCTCGACGGCATCCAGGTGCTGAAGTCCTTCCGCATCGAAGAAGCCTACTCCCGCAAGCTGCTGCAGGTGGTGACGCAGCTGCTCAACGTGCAGCTCAAGAACCGGTACGTCGACTTGCTGAACGGCGCGGTGGTGTCGGTTATCAGCATGCTGGCGTCGCTGCTCATCATTGTGGCGCTCACCAAAAAGGCCATCGTGGGCAATGCCATTTCGTTGGGCCAAATCGTCACGTTCATTGCCTTGTCGGAGCGGGTGTTTTCGTCGCTGCGCGGCATCCTGTCCGAGAACCTGGTGCTGCAGGAAAACGAGGTGGTGCTCCGGCGCTACCTCGACTTTGAGGAAGCGGCGCCCGCGGCCGGGCCCCGCGGCGGCATCGAGGATTTTGCCATCGAGAGCCTCGCGCTGCACGAGCTCGGCTTTGGCTACAACCCCCAGCAGCTGGTGCTGCGCAACCTGTCGCTGGATGCCGAGCGGGGCGACAAAATCCGCATCGAAGGCCAGAACGGCTCCGGCAAAACCACCCTGAGCAAGGTGCTCACCGGCCTCTACGAGCCCGCCGCGGGCCGCATGCTGATAAACGACACCGACCGCCGCTTTTTCGACCCCGAAAAGCTGAAGGAAAAGCTGGTGCTCGTGACCAACGAAGACATCCTGTTCAACGACACCATCGAGTTCAACATCGCCTTCGGCCGCAAAGTCTCGCCAGCGCGCATCATGCAGATGGCCAAGAAGATTGGCTTGTATGAATTCATTGCCTCGAAAGAGGACGGGCTGGCGTTTCTCATCAATGAAAACGGCCGCAACCTCTCCACGGGCCAGCGCAAGAAGATACTGCTGATGCGGGGGCTGTTCTCCACGGCCGACGTGCTGATACTCGACGAAGTGCTGTCCGGCATCGACGCCGCTTCGCGCATTCAGATTGAAGGCCTGCTCAACGAATTCACCAACAAAATCCTGATTGTGATTTCGCACGAGGCCATCGACTACCTCTGTTTCACCAAGCATTATTCGCTCGAGCATGGAACCCTTATCGTACCGGCATAG